ACACGGCCCCCATCACGCCGAGGGGAAACACCAGCAGCAGCGTCACCGGAATCATAATCAGCGTGTAGATCCAGATTTGCTTGGCGGTGGCAACCTGACCTTCCACCACGGGCAGCATCGGCACGCCTACTTTCTCGTAGTCCTTCTGAATCATCATCGCCAGCGCCCAGAAGTGGGGCGGTGTCCAGAAGAAGATGATGGCGAAGAACACCCAGGCGGCCCAGCTTAGCTCGCCCGTCACCGCCGCCCAGCCCACCAGCGGGGGAATTGCGCCCGCCGCACCACCGATAACGATATTTTGCGTGCTGTGGCGCTTGAGCCAGTGGGTATAGACCAGCACGTAGGTAACAATGCCGGACATAGCCAGACAGGCGCTCAGCAGGTTGGCAAACACCGTCAGCAGGGTGAAGGAGAGAAGCGCGAGGGCGATCGCAAAAATCAGGGCATCTCGCGGCTGGATGCGGCCCGACGGCAGTGGTCGATGGCGGGTGCGCTCCATATCGTAGTCAATATCGCGGTCGTAAAGACAGTTAATCGTATTGGCGGAGGCGGCGGCCAGGGCCCCGCTGAGCAGCGTCACCAGCGCCAGCACGGGGTCTACCTCACCGTGGGCCGCGATCCACATACTGCCTGCGGTGGTAATCAGCAGCAGAATGATGATGCGGGGCTTGGTGAGCTGCCAGTAGCTCTGAACGACTTGCCAAACATTTTGATGATGGCGGATGGAATCGGTGCAAACGGTATCTTGCATTAGCAGCATCCTAAAAAAAGCAGCGGGTCTAACCTGACCAAAGCGAATATCGCGGGGAGTATAAGTGCAGAAATTAAATTTGCGGAATTTGCGAAATCTGCGGACGAAATCTGCGGAAAAATGAGTTGCTTTGTCGCAAAGCCCCAGCGACGTTAGACGCTTTGAGGCAAGCCAGACCAAAATCGGAAATCCAAAATCTAAAGTCGAACGTCTGTCCTCCTTAAACGGGCACTGCGCCAGACGGCGGTGGTTCAGGGGAATCGGTCGAATCCTGAGCAGCAACGCTCTTGACCTCGGAGACGGGGCGATCGCGCCATCCCAGGGCTGTAAAGCAAACCAGCGTTCCCAGCAGACACGCGCCAATCATCTGGTGTGCCACCGTCAGCGGCTCGACCTGTAAGTGCAGGCGATAGGTAGCCACACCCAGCAGCACTTGCAGCCCCAAAAAGCCCAGCGCCAAGTTTGCCAGCCGCCGCAGGCTGGGATGCAGCGCCGGAGTGCGCCAGGCCAGCCCCACAAGAATCAACACCGACAGACTAGCCGGAACCACCCCCAGCAGGTGTGTATTCATCACGACACAAAGCTGCGACCCGCCCAGACATTGGTGCAGCGCCCAGCGCGACCCCACCAGCGCCCCCGAAAGGCTCTGAACATAAATCAGCAGCGCAGCGGCAAGGCTGAACCAGGGCAACTTGCCAACGGTTCCCGTCCCCTGGTGCGGCAAGAGCGCTACGCCCATCACCAACAGCGTCACGAAAAACGCCAGCGCCGTGCCCAAGTGCGCGGTCACAATGTCGAATCGCAACAGTTCAATAACTGTCAGCCCGCCCAGCACGCCCTGAAACACCACGAGCAACAGAGCAAAGGCTGATGCCCAGGGCAGCCAGCGGGGAATCGAGCGGCGATACCACAGGCTCATGCCCACCAGCAGCATCGTCAACAGTCCAATCAGCGAGGCATCCAGCCGATGAAACCATTCCAAAAACACTTGCAAATTCATCTGCTGGGTGGGGACTAGCGTGCCGTAGCAGAGGGGCCAGTCGGGACAGGCCAGCCCCGCATTCATGACGCGGGTGGCGCTGCCGATCGCCATGAGGATTAGCGTGGCGATCGCCAATTTCCATACCAGCCGCCGAATCCGCTGCACCGCCAGGGGATGACGGACAGTGGATTGCAGTCCCTCCAAGTCACTCAACGCTGCGGGTAAAGCTGCATCTGCCATGTTCATCCCTCCCAAAGATTCAAAAGCCCACCTGAAAAACACATCATCGTTAAGAGCATGTGCGAGTGTTCATCACGCTAGGGGGTACGCATAGGTACTACTTTAGAGACTGCTTTTAGGAATCGAGGGTAGCTTTAGGCATTTCTTTGGAATCCAGGTGACATCTGCCTTTCTCCCCGCTATTCTCTCCGATTTAAATGTTGTCCAAACTACACTTTCTGCCTCCCTCTATCTCCCCATCCCCCCATCCCCCATCACTCCCCCTCAAATTCGCTAGTCTGGAAACAGACGACAGCGTTGGGAGGATAACGCGAGATTCATGCTGGCAGAAAAGCTGGAACAGTTGCGATCGCTCTTTGCAGAAATGGATCGGGCGCTGATTGCCTACTCAGGCGGCATCGACAGTACGCTGGTGGCCAAGGTGGCGTGGGACGTGTTGGGCGATCGCGCGTTGGCCGTCACCGCCGAGTCGCCCTCGCTCTTGCCCGAAGATCTGGAAGACGCACGGGTGCAGGCAGCGGAAATCGGCATCGCCCATGAAGTGGTGCAAACCCACGAAATGGACAACCCCAACTACACCGCCAACCCAGTCAACCGCTGCTACTTTTGCAAGAGCGAACTGCACGACACGCTGAAGCCCCTCGCCCTAGAACGCGGCTATCCCTATGTCGTCGATGGCGTAAATGCCGACGACTTGCAGGACTATCGACCGGGCATTCAGGCGGCAAAAGAACGGGGAGCGCGATCGCCCCTGGCCGAAGTCGGCATCACCAAGCTAGAAGTCCGAGAACTCTCCCGAATGCTGGGACTGCCCTGGTGGGACAAGCCCGCCCAGCCCTGCCTCAGTTCCCGCTTTCCCTACGGCGAAGAAATCACCATCACCAAGCTCCAGCGAGTCGGCCGCGCCGAACGATACCTGCGAAGCCTGGGGCTGAAAACCCTGCGAGTTCGCTCCGAAGGTGACACCGCCCGCATCGAACTGCCCGCTGAAGACATCAAGACCTGCGTCGCAACGCTCGACCTGCCCACTCTGGTTGCAGAGTTCCAGCGCTACGGTTTTGTCTACGTGACGCTGGATCTGGAAGGCTTCCGCAGCGGAAAACTAAATCAGGTCTTGGGAGTTGGGGCATTGGGATAATCGCTCCCCACACTCCAACATCTTCTGTTGCAACTCTTAACACGCCCCCCGCATTTCCGTTACGTCGTCCTGATAGACTGAAAGACACGCGGCCCAATGCGTTGCGCGGTTTGCGTATCGTCATTATTAAAGCTCCGAGTTATCCAATCTGATAAGACCTGGCAATGGTAGATTCCCTCAAGAAACCTGGCTTTGAAGAAATGCGTCCGGGCGTGAAAGTCCCGGCAAAAGAGACCATTCTCACCCCCCGTTTCTATACCACCGACTTCGACGAGATGGCCAAGATGGACATCTCCGTGAACGAGGATGAACTGAGGGCAATCCTGGAAGAGTTCCGCACAGACTACAACCGTCATCACTTCGTACGGAGTGAAGAATTTAATCAGTCCTGGGATCACATCGACGGCGAGAGCCGCCAACTGTTTATCGAGTTTCTGGAGCGCTCCTGCACAGCAGAGTTCTCTGGCTTCCTGCTTTACAAGGAGTTGGGTCGTCGCCTGAAGGACAAGAACCCGGTGCTGGCAGAGTGCTTTACGCTAATGTCGCGGGATGAGGCACGACACGCAGGCTTTTTGAACAAGGCCCTGTCAGACTTTAATATGTCGCTTGACCTGGGCTTTTTGACCAAGAGCCGCAGCTACACCTTCTTCAAGCCCAAGTTCATTTTCTACGCCACCTACCTATCAGAGAAAATTGGCTACTGGCGGTACATCAAGATCTTCCGCCATTTGCAAGCCCACCCCGAAAATCGCATCTACCCGATCTTCAGCTTCTTTGAAAACTGGTGCCAAGACGAGAATCGCCACGGCGACTTCTTCGACGCAATCATGAAGGCGCAGCCCAGCATTTTGAATGACTGGAAGGCGCGGCTGTGGTGTCGGTTCTTCCTGCTTTCGGTGTTTGCGACGATGTATCTCAACGACTTGCAGCGGTCTGACTTTTACAAGGCGCTGGGCATCAATGCGCGGGACTACGACATCGACGTGATTCGCGAGACGAACGCCACGGCGGGGCGCGTGTTTCCGCTGGTGCTGAATGTGGATCATCCTGACTTCTTCCGGCTGATGGATGAAGCCGCCGCCAGCTACCTGAAGATTGTCAACGCGCCCGCATCGAACGAGCCGAAGCCGCTAAAGACCCTGAAGCGCCTGCCTCACATTCTGTCGATTGGCGTGAAGATGCTCCAGCTTTATCTAATGAAGCCGATTGACACGGCTCATCTAGAAGGCACGGTTCGCTAGAGTCTTGAGCCTCTGAACTTCTGGACTGATGATTTTGCGCTTTGCTTTAGCTTAGAGCTAGCCTATGAGTTAGCTTAGAGTTTCAGGCTGTGTCGCATTGCACGGCCCCCTAGAAAGCGGTTCTGCAATAGCAGGGCCGCTTTTTGGCGAATGTCCGAGATTTAATATCCGAGAGCCAATGTCCGAGATCTGGGGAATTGAAGACTGGCTATCGGGTCTATCCAAAATTCAAAACAGAGATTCTTCCAGAAGCCCCCGTTGCGCTGGATGTGACCTGGACTGCGACCTGTACAATATCTGAGAGACCTTTGAGTAGCGAACTTTTTGGGGCGGCGATCGCACTATGTTAATCAAGTCCACCACGCGGCACATTCGGATTTTCTCAGCAGAGGTTCAGGGCAACGAGCTAGTTCCCAGCGCTGACAAGCTGACGCTGGACGTTGACCCAGACAATGAGCTGAACTGGAACGACGAAGCCCTGCAAGCGGTTTATAAGAAATTTGAAGAACTGACCGCGCAGTATAACGGGGCAGATCTAACGGATTACAACGTGCGGCGGATTGGTTCAGACCTGGAGCATTTCGTGCGATCGCTCCTCTACGACGGCAAAGTCTCCTATAACCTGCAAAGCCGCGTGCGGAACTATAGCCTTGGGCTGCCCAGAGTTTCTGCCGATATCAACGTCTAGGCAAGGTCTAGGCACTGTCTGGGAATTTCTGATAGTTCCCACTCAATTTGGCGGGTTCAGCTTGAGTTCTGCTGGCAATTGGTTAGTAGTAATCGCCCTGAAATTGCAGCGGCATTCGTGGTAAGGCATCAGGACGGGCGTTATGCGGCGAAATGATGTGTTCGGCTGGGGTCTACGTTATCCTAGTAAAGCCGAATCCTGTTTTTCACTGGCTGCTGGTCGCACACTCCGCGAATGCTCTACTGCTCTAACTATTCCTGTCAGGCTCCCAATTCAGAGCGCAGCAAGTTTTGCCAGAAGTGTAGAACGCCGCTGACTAAGCGATACCTCTGGGCCATTGGCCCGGGGGCAGAGTCCTGTCGAACAGATGAGCTAGTGGCCAATCGCTACCTGGTCAAGGGCGGGCGAGTGCTGCTAGATACCAAGCCGGGGCTGCTGCCAGGAATTTCCACGGAGCAGATTCCCGATGACCTGCTGCCCTACCTGCGGCTGTCGCCCTACGCGCTGCATGTGCCCCAGGTGTATGACTGGGTGCGGCTGGAATCGGCAGGTGGCCCCGAAAAGCTGGCCTTGCTAGAGCGATCGCCCCTTTACCTGCCCAACACGCCGTCCGATGCAGACCCTCCTGCCAGCGACCCCCAGCTTTTCCCCTCGCTCACAGACCTCTGGCCCCGATCCTCTGCGCTGCGCCAGCTCAACTGGCTCTGGCAAATCGCGCACCTGTGGCAACCCTTCGCCAC
The Thermoleptolyngbya sichuanensis A183 DNA segment above includes these coding regions:
- a CDS encoding heme o synthase; its protein translation is MQDTVCTDSIRHHQNVWQVVQSYWQLTKPRIIILLLITTAGSMWIAAHGEVDPVLALVTLLSGALAAASANTINCLYDRDIDYDMERTRHRPLPSGRIQPRDALIFAIALALLSFTLLTVFANLLSACLAMSGIVTYVLVYTHWLKRHSTQNIVIGGAAGAIPPLVGWAAVTGELSWAAWVFFAIIFFWTPPHFWALAMMIQKDYEKVGVPMLPVVEGQVATAKQIWIYTLIMIPVTLLLVFPLGVMGAVYLVAALGLAAVFLKKAWALLKNPMDYDSARSLFKYSIFYMMLLCAGMAVDSLPITHQITGQISGAIAQHAAFLSEIVPL
- the ndhM gene encoding NAD(P)H-quinone oxidoreductase subunit M; translated protein: MLIKSTTRHIRIFSAEVQGNELVPSADKLTLDVDPDNELNWNDEALQAVYKKFEELTAQYNGADLTDYNVRRIGSDLEHFVRSLLYDGKVSYNLQSRVRNYSLGLPRVSADINV
- the larE gene encoding ATP-dependent sacrificial sulfur transferase LarE, whose amino-acid sequence is MLAEKLEQLRSLFAEMDRALIAYSGGIDSTLVAKVAWDVLGDRALAVTAESPSLLPEDLEDARVQAAEIGIAHEVVQTHEMDNPNYTANPVNRCYFCKSELHDTLKPLALERGYPYVVDGVNADDLQDYRPGIQAAKERGARSPLAEVGITKLEVRELSRMLGLPWWDKPAQPCLSSRFPYGEEITITKLQRVGRAERYLRSLGLKTLRVRSEGDTARIELPAEDIKTCVATLDLPTLVAEFQRYGFVYVTLDLEGFRSGKLNQVLGVGALG
- the acsF gene encoding magnesium-protoporphyrin IX monomethyl ester (oxidative) cyclase, whose amino-acid sequence is MVDSLKKPGFEEMRPGVKVPAKETILTPRFYTTDFDEMAKMDISVNEDELRAILEEFRTDYNRHHFVRSEEFNQSWDHIDGESRQLFIEFLERSCTAEFSGFLLYKELGRRLKDKNPVLAECFTLMSRDEARHAGFLNKALSDFNMSLDLGFLTKSRSYTFFKPKFIFYATYLSEKIGYWRYIKIFRHLQAHPENRIYPIFSFFENWCQDENRHGDFFDAIMKAQPSILNDWKARLWCRFFLLSVFATMYLNDLQRSDFYKALGINARDYDIDVIRETNATAGRVFPLVLNVDHPDFFRLMDEAAASYLKIVNAPASNEPKPLKTLKRLPHILSIGVKMLQLYLMKPIDTAHLEGTVR
- a CDS encoding COX15/CtaA family protein gives rise to the protein MNMADAALPAALSDLEGLQSTVRHPLAVQRIRRLVWKLAIATLILMAIGSATRVMNAGLACPDWPLCYGTLVPTQQMNLQVFLEWFHRLDASLIGLLTMLLVGMSLWYRRSIPRWLPWASAFALLLVVFQGVLGGLTVIELLRFDIVTAHLGTALAFFVTLLVMGVALLPHQGTGTVGKLPWFSLAAALLIYVQSLSGALVGSRWALHQCLGGSQLCVVMNTHLLGVVPASLSVLILVGLAWRTPALHPSLRRLANLALGFLGLQVLLGVATYRLHLQVEPLTVAHQMIGACLLGTLVCFTALGWRDRPVSEVKSVAAQDSTDSPEPPPSGAVPV